The Pseudomonas fluorescens genome includes a window with the following:
- the pqqC gene encoding pyrroloquinoline-quinone synthase PqqC, with translation MTDTPLSPAEFEAALRAKGAYYHIHHPYHVAMYEGRATREQIQGWVANRFYYQVNIPLKDAAILANCPDREIRREWIQRLLDHDGAPGEDGGIEAWLRLGQAVGLDPDQLRSQELVLPGVRFAVDAYVNFARRASWQEAASSSLTELFAPQIHQSRLDSWPQHYPWIDPTGYEYFRTRLGQARRDVEHGLAITLQHYTTRAGQERMLEILQFKLDILWSMLDAMSMAYELKRPPYHSVTGQRVWHKGITL, from the coding sequence ATGACTGACACCCCCCTGTCCCCCGCCGAGTTCGAAGCGGCCCTGCGTGCCAAGGGCGCGTATTACCACATCCATCACCCGTACCACGTGGCGATGTATGAAGGCCGCGCCACTCGCGAGCAGATCCAGGGCTGGGTCGCGAACCGTTTTTATTACCAGGTGAACATCCCGCTCAAGGATGCGGCGATCCTGGCCAACTGCCCGGACCGGGAGATCCGCCGTGAGTGGATTCAGCGCCTGCTCGACCATGACGGCGCGCCCGGCGAAGACGGCGGCATCGAAGCCTGGCTGCGGCTGGGCCAGGCCGTGGGCCTGGACCCCGATCAACTGCGCTCCCAGGAATTGGTACTGCCAGGTGTGCGTTTCGCCGTGGACGCCTACGTCAACTTCGCCCGCCGGGCCAGTTGGCAAGAGGCCGCCAGCAGCTCGCTGACCGAACTGTTCGCCCCGCAGATCCACCAGTCGCGCCTGGACAGCTGGCCGCAGCATTACCCATGGATCGACCCGACCGGCTATGAATACTTCCGCACCCGCCTGGGCCAGGCCCGGCGTGACGTGGAGCATGGGCTGGCGATTACCTTGCAGCACTACACCACCCGCGCCGGCCAGGAGCGCATGCTGGAGATCCTCCAGTTCAAACTGGACATCCTCTGGAGCATGCTCGACGCCATGAGCATGGCCTACGAATTGAAACGCCCGCCCTACCACAGCGTGACCGGGCAACGGGTGTGGCACAAAGGAATTACCTTATGA
- the adeC gene encoding AdeC/AdeK/OprM family multidrug efflux complex outer membrane factor yields the protein MTRSLIGLAITAAVLSGCSLIPEYQRPQAPVAAHYPQGPAYQAANAADQAAVEQGWREFFHDPALQRLIQTALINNRDLKVAALNVEAYRAQYRIQRADLFPAIGANASGTRQRLPSAQSQPGQPSISSQYDVNLGISSYELDLFGRIASLSQQALETYLSTAQARRSAQISIVSSVANAYLTWQADRELLKLTENTLGTYEESLRLTTRSNQVGVVSALDLAQARTSVQGARASLANYQRRVAEDENALVLLLGTGLPADLPEPQSLDGDLLANVPAGLPSDLLVRRPDILAAEHSLLAANANIGAARAAFFPSISLTANAGTSSANLDGLFKSSSGSWAFSPTISLPIFNAGALRASLDYSKIQKDIGVANYEKAIQTAFQEVSDGLTARKTYVDQLQAQKDLVNASQDYYQLAERRYRIGVDSHLTFLDAQRSLFSSQQGLINDRLAQLQAEVSLYRALGGGWNERGTHKL from the coding sequence ATGACTCGCTCTTTAATCGGTCTCGCGATCACCGCCGCTGTTCTGAGTGGTTGCTCGCTGATTCCTGAGTATCAGCGACCGCAGGCACCAGTTGCGGCGCACTATCCGCAGGGTCCTGCCTATCAGGCGGCCAACGCCGCCGATCAGGCCGCAGTGGAGCAGGGGTGGCGCGAGTTTTTCCACGATCCCGCATTGCAGCGATTGATCCAGACCGCCTTGATCAATAATCGCGACCTGAAGGTCGCGGCACTGAACGTTGAGGCTTACCGGGCGCAGTACCGAATCCAGAGAGCTGACCTGTTTCCTGCGATCGGCGCCAACGCCAGCGGAACGCGTCAGCGGCTGCCGAGCGCTCAGTCGCAGCCTGGTCAGCCCAGTATTTCCAGCCAATATGACGTCAACCTGGGAATCAGTTCGTACGAGCTGGATCTGTTTGGTCGCATCGCCAGTCTCAGCCAGCAGGCACTGGAAACTTATCTGTCTACCGCCCAGGCACGACGTTCAGCCCAGATCAGCATCGTTTCGAGCGTGGCCAATGCCTACCTCACCTGGCAAGCCGACCGTGAATTGCTCAAGCTCACCGAGAACACGCTGGGCACCTACGAGGAGAGCCTACGTCTGACCACCCGGAGCAATCAGGTGGGTGTGGTTTCTGCGCTTGATCTCGCACAGGCGCGTACCTCGGTGCAAGGTGCGCGGGCGAGCTTGGCAAACTACCAGCGCCGGGTAGCCGAAGACGAGAATGCTTTGGTGCTTCTTCTCGGTACAGGACTGCCCGCCGATTTGCCAGAGCCACAGTCCTTGGATGGCGACTTGCTCGCCAACGTACCGGCCGGACTGCCTAGTGATTTACTCGTCCGCCGCCCTGACATCCTAGCTGCCGAGCATTCGCTCCTGGCGGCTAACGCAAATATCGGTGCGGCGCGAGCGGCGTTTTTTCCTAGCATCAGCCTTACGGCAAATGCTGGCACCTCGAGCGCGAATCTGGATGGGCTGTTCAAGAGTAGCTCAGGCAGTTGGGCGTTTTCCCCTACCATCAGCTTGCCGATTTTCAATGCTGGCGCGTTACGCGCTAGTCTGGATTACTCAAAGATCCAGAAAGACATTGGTGTGGCCAACTACGAGAAAGCTATCCAGACTGCTTTCCAGGAAGTCTCCGACGGGTTGACTGCACGTAAAACTTACGTCGACCAGCTGCAGGCACAGAAGGATCTCGTTAACGCCAGCCAAGATTATTATCAGCTTGCCGAGCGTCGCTATCGAATCGGCGTGGACAGCCACCTGACTTTCCTGGACGCGCAGCGCTCGCTGTTTAGCAGCCAACAAGGGCTGATCAACGATCGTCTTGCGCAGTTGCAGGCTGAAGTGAGCTTGTATCGTGCACTGGGTGGGGGATGGAACGAGCGGGGCACGCATAAACTCTGA
- the pqqB gene encoding pyrroloquinoline quinone biosynthesis protein PqqB: MFVQILGSAAGGGFPQWNCNCANCAGFRNGSLRAQARTQSSIAISDDGVNWVLCNASPDIRAQLQAFAPMQPGRALRDTGIGAIILMDSQIDHTTGLLSLREGCPHQVWCTDMVHEDLSTGFPLFNMLTHWNGGLSWNRIELDQSFTIPACPNLRFTPLPLRSAAPPYSPHRFDPHPGDNIGLIVEDLRTDGKLFYAPGLGKVDGPLLEIMAGSDCLLVDGTMWNDDEMQRRGVGTRTGREMGHLAQNGPGGMLEVLEQLPDQRKVLIHINNTNPILDEDSAERAELVRRNVEVAYDGMSIEL, from the coding sequence ATGTTCGTCCAGATTCTAGGTTCCGCGGCCGGTGGCGGTTTCCCCCAGTGGAACTGCAACTGCGCCAATTGCGCAGGTTTTCGCAACGGCAGCCTGCGGGCCCAGGCGCGCACTCAGTCATCCATCGCGATTTCCGATGACGGTGTGAACTGGGTGCTGTGCAACGCCTCCCCGGACATTCGCGCCCAGCTCCAGGCGTTCGCCCCGATGCAGCCGGGCCGGGCCCTGCGCGACACCGGCATTGGCGCGATCATCCTGATGGACAGCCAGATCGACCACACCACCGGCCTGCTCAGCCTGCGCGAAGGGTGCCCGCACCAGGTCTGGTGCACCGACATGGTCCATGAAGACCTGAGCACAGGCTTTCCGCTGTTCAACATGCTGACCCACTGGAACGGCGGGTTGAGCTGGAACCGTATCGAACTCGACCAATCGTTCACCATCCCGGCCTGCCCGAACCTGCGCTTCACCCCGCTGCCCCTGCGCAGCGCCGCACCGCCCTATTCACCGCACCGCTTCGACCCGCACCCGGGCGACAATATCGGGCTGATCGTCGAAGACCTGCGCACCGACGGCAAACTGTTCTACGCCCCCGGCCTGGGCAAGGTCGATGGGCCATTGCTGGAGATCATGGCCGGCAGCGATTGCCTGCTGGTGGACGGCACGATGTGGAACGACGATGAAATGCAGCGCCGTGGCGTTGGCACCCGCACCGGCCGGGAAATGGGCCACCTGGCGCAGAATGGTCCCGGCGGGATGCTGGAAGTGCTGGAGCAACTGCCCGATCAGCGCAAGGTCCTTATCCATATCAACAACACCAACCCGATCCTCGATGAAGACTCCGCCGAGCGGGCCGAGCTGGTGCGGCGCAATGTCGAAGTGGCTTACGACGGCATGAGTATTGAACTGTAG
- a CDS encoding XdhC family protein — translation MSSLNALLDAIHVEQNEGRESVLATVVKVEGSAYRRPGARMLVSQYGRPEGTISGGCLEADVVRKAWWLSESGPVIRSYSTAEATDEEGGEESLGFGLGCNGKVYVLFERIPATKQCAVLDALRKVRSNQRPVAIATVIAGSRNSRTDVGDRVFLESGAAPFGGLYHPALNERITADLRLTLDQQKSTRQRYTEGYAEVEVFLEYVAPPPRLMIFGAGHDAQPLVRIAKILGWHVTVVDSRPHFARPERFPEADRVLSADIGGPFEFRKFVEGACVAVMSHSLSQDAHWLKGALQGNPRYVGQLGPRDRTERLLDEITRQTNSLPALDRLHYPMGLDLGGDTPESVAMAVLGEMQAVLNGRAGGSLKLRTSTIHETCQLEPRCSRELSMAES, via the coding sequence ATGTCCAGTTTGAACGCATTGCTCGATGCCATCCACGTCGAACAGAACGAGGGTCGAGAGTCTGTACTCGCCACCGTTGTGAAAGTCGAGGGTTCGGCGTATCGCCGTCCGGGGGCGCGCATGCTCGTTTCACAATATGGACGTCCGGAGGGCACTATCAGTGGTGGCTGTCTGGAGGCTGATGTGGTGCGAAAGGCCTGGTGGCTAAGTGAGTCGGGCCCGGTGATTCGTAGCTACAGCACGGCCGAGGCCACAGACGAAGAGGGCGGTGAAGAGTCCCTTGGTTTCGGGCTGGGCTGCAACGGCAAGGTATATGTGTTGTTTGAGCGAATACCAGCTACAAAGCAATGCGCTGTGCTTGATGCTTTACGCAAAGTAAGAAGCAACCAGAGACCCGTAGCAATCGCAACGGTAATAGCGGGCTCACGCAATAGCCGTACAGATGTTGGAGACCGTGTGTTCCTGGAATCTGGCGCGGCGCCCTTCGGGGGACTCTACCATCCTGCACTGAACGAGCGAATTACCGCTGATCTGCGTCTCACATTGGACCAGCAAAAATCTACGCGGCAACGCTATACCGAAGGCTACGCAGAGGTAGAGGTTTTTCTAGAATACGTCGCGCCACCACCGCGTCTGATGATCTTTGGGGCGGGCCATGATGCGCAGCCGTTGGTACGGATCGCAAAAATCTTGGGGTGGCATGTCACCGTTGTTGATAGTCGCCCACATTTCGCCCGTCCGGAACGTTTTCCCGAAGCGGATCGGGTGTTGAGCGCCGATATAGGCGGGCCTTTCGAATTTCGAAAATTTGTGGAGGGGGCGTGTGTGGCGGTAATGTCCCATAGCCTGAGCCAGGATGCGCATTGGTTGAAAGGCGCGTTACAAGGTAATCCCCGTTACGTCGGTCAGCTCGGGCCGCGTGATCGAACCGAGCGTCTGCTTGATGAAATAACGCGACAGACAAACAGCCTGCCTGCGCTGGACCGATTGCACTATCCAATGGGTTTGGATTTGGGTGGAGACACCCCGGAAAGTGTGGCGATGGCGGTGCTTGGGGAGATGCAGGCCGTCCTGAATGGGCGAGCGGGTGGAAGTCTGAAGTTGCGGACGTCAACGATCCACGAAACTTGTCAGCTTGAGCCCAGATGTTCCCGTGAATTATCCATGGCAGAGTCGTAG
- the pqqA gene encoding pyrroloquinoline quinone precursor peptide PqqA, translating to MSWSKPAYTDLRIGFEVTMYFANR from the coding sequence ATGTCTTGGTCCAAACCTGCTTACACCGACCTGCGTATCGGTTTTGAAGTCACCATGTACTTCGCAAACCGTTAA
- a CDS encoding efflux RND transporter permease subunit, with translation MSKYFIDRPIFAWVLALIIMLVGALSILNLPINQYPDIAPPAVAIQVSYPGASAQTVQDTVVQVIEQQMNGIDNLRYISSESNADGSMRIIVTFNQGTNPDIAQVQVQNKLNLATPLLPREVQQQGLRVTKFQQNFMMFIGLVSTDGKHTKEDLSNYIVSNIQDPISRTSGVGDFQIWGTQYAMRVWLDPAKLNQFQLTPVDVTEAIEAQNVQVASGTIGGLPARKGTVFTATIIGKTRLQTSEQFGDILLKVNSDGSQVRLSDVADISLGGENYSINAQANGKPASGIAIRLATGANALDTARAIRATVDRLKPFFPAGIEAVYPYDTTPVVTESISGVMHTLGEAVVLVFLVMLLFLQNLRATIITTLTVPVVLLGTFGVLAAAGFSINTLTMFGMILAIGLLVDDAIVVVENVERVMAEEHLSPREATRKSMGQIQGALVGIALVLSAVLLPMAFFGGSTGVIYRQFSITIVSAMALSVFVALVFTPALCATLLKPIDPTKHGQPKRGFFGWFNRRFDACVNGYEQGVGQIIRHRVPGFMVYLVIVAGTIWMFARIPTSFLPDEDQGLIFTQVQTPANSSAETTQKVLDRMSQYLLDKEHGEGKAVATVFTVNGFNFAGRGQNSGIAFVNLKPWDERDSDNTVFKIAQRAQQEFLKYRDALVYAVVPPSVLELGNATGFDFYLQDQDSVGHQKLMEARGKFLELAAQSPVLAGVRPNGLADEPQYHLTIDDERARAMGISLADINTTLSVAYGSSYVNDFVDRGRVKRVYVQGQPDSRSTAEDLSKWFVRNNQGQMVPFSAFASAEWIFGSPKLSRYNGVPAEQILGTPAPGYSSGQAMAEVERIAEQLPPGVGISFTGLSYEERLSGSQAPALYALSILVVFLCLAALYESWSIPIAVILVVPLGVIGALMATALRGLSNDVFFQVGLLVTVGLAAKNAILIVEFAKELNEKGQPLLEATVEACRMRLRPIVMTSLAFILGVLPLTISSGAGSGSQHAIGTGVIGGMITATVLAIFWVPLFFVSISTLFKGSRKKRDETAMREEAGQ, from the coding sequence ATGTCGAAGTATTTTATTGATAGACCGATCTTCGCGTGGGTGCTTGCACTGATCATCATGCTCGTTGGGGCATTGTCGATCCTCAATTTGCCGATCAATCAATACCCTGACATCGCACCGCCCGCTGTCGCGATTCAGGTTTCTTACCCCGGTGCTTCCGCGCAGACAGTGCAAGATACGGTCGTGCAAGTGATCGAGCAGCAGATGAACGGCATCGACAATCTGCGCTACATCTCTTCGGAGAGTAATGCCGATGGCAGCATGCGAATCATCGTGACCTTCAACCAGGGTACCAACCCGGATATTGCCCAGGTTCAGGTACAGAACAAGCTGAACCTGGCCACGCCGCTGTTGCCGCGGGAAGTGCAGCAGCAAGGGCTGCGCGTCACAAAATTCCAACAGAATTTCATGATGTTCATCGGTCTGGTTTCCACCGATGGAAAACATACCAAGGAGGACCTATCCAACTACATCGTCTCAAATATCCAGGACCCGATTTCGAGGACTTCAGGTGTTGGTGACTTTCAGATTTGGGGCACGCAATACGCCATGCGAGTCTGGCTGGACCCGGCCAAACTGAACCAGTTCCAGTTGACGCCAGTCGACGTGACCGAGGCGATTGAGGCGCAGAACGTACAGGTAGCTTCGGGCACGATCGGTGGTCTTCCTGCGCGCAAAGGTACGGTGTTTACCGCAACTATCATCGGCAAGACGCGACTGCAGACCTCCGAGCAATTTGGTGACATTTTGCTTAAGGTCAATAGCGACGGCTCCCAGGTGCGCCTGAGTGATGTGGCTGATATCAGTTTGGGCGGTGAAAACTACAGCATCAACGCCCAAGCCAATGGCAAGCCTGCCTCGGGTATCGCCATCCGCTTGGCCACAGGCGCCAACGCCCTTGATACCGCCAGGGCGATTCGCGCCACGGTCGACCGACTGAAACCATTCTTCCCGGCCGGGATTGAAGCGGTGTACCCGTATGACACGACGCCGGTGGTCACCGAATCCATCAGCGGAGTGATGCATACACTGGGCGAGGCGGTAGTTCTGGTCTTTCTGGTCATGCTGCTGTTTTTGCAAAATCTGCGCGCCACCATCATTACGACTTTGACAGTGCCCGTTGTGTTGTTGGGTACGTTCGGCGTCCTTGCCGCGGCCGGCTTCTCTATCAATACCTTGACCATGTTCGGCATGATCCTGGCGATTGGATTACTCGTCGACGATGCGATTGTGGTGGTTGAAAACGTCGAACGGGTGATGGCGGAGGAGCACCTGTCACCCAGGGAGGCCACGCGCAAATCGATGGGGCAGATCCAGGGAGCGCTGGTGGGTATTGCCTTGGTGCTTTCGGCGGTGCTGTTGCCCATGGCTTTCTTTGGTGGCTCCACTGGCGTGATCTACCGGCAGTTCTCGATCACTATCGTATCGGCCATGGCGCTTTCGGTATTTGTTGCTTTGGTATTCACCCCGGCGCTTTGCGCCACGCTGCTCAAGCCCATCGATCCGACAAAGCACGGTCAGCCCAAGCGCGGTTTTTTTGGATGGTTCAACAGACGGTTCGATGCCTGCGTCAACGGATATGAGCAGGGCGTAGGCCAGATCATTCGGCATAGGGTGCCGGGCTTTATGGTTTACCTGGTAATCGTCGCCGGCACGATCTGGATGTTCGCCCGGATACCGACCTCGTTCCTGCCCGATGAAGACCAGGGTTTGATTTTTACGCAGGTGCAGACGCCGGCCAACAGCTCGGCTGAGACCACGCAAAAAGTGCTTGATCGCATGAGTCAGTACTTGCTGGACAAAGAGCACGGAGAAGGTAAAGCCGTTGCGACGGTGTTCACCGTTAACGGCTTCAACTTTGCCGGCCGCGGGCAGAATTCAGGGATTGCGTTCGTCAACCTGAAGCCATGGGATGAACGAGACAGTGACAATACTGTGTTCAAAATTGCCCAGCGTGCCCAGCAAGAGTTCCTGAAGTACCGCGACGCCCTGGTATATGCGGTGGTTCCGCCTTCGGTACTGGAGTTGGGTAACGCCACCGGCTTCGATTTCTACCTGCAGGACCAGGATAGCGTGGGCCATCAAAAACTCATGGAAGCGCGCGGCAAGTTTCTTGAGCTGGCTGCCCAGAGCCCGGTCCTCGCCGGTGTTCGCCCAAACGGCTTGGCCGACGAGCCACAGTACCACCTGACCATCGACGACGAGCGCGCGCGGGCGATGGGTATTTCTCTGGCCGATATCAACACCACGCTGTCAGTGGCATACGGCAGTAGTTATGTGAACGATTTCGTTGATCGCGGCCGAGTTAAGCGGGTGTACGTACAGGGCCAGCCTGACTCGCGCAGCACCGCAGAGGATCTGAGTAAATGGTTCGTGCGTAACAACCAGGGTCAGATGGTCCCGTTCTCGGCATTTGCGAGTGCCGAGTGGATCTTCGGCTCACCAAAACTGTCGCGCTACAACGGCGTTCCTGCCGAGCAAATTCTCGGGACTCCCGCCCCGGGTTACAGCTCTGGCCAGGCGATGGCGGAGGTCGAGCGAATTGCAGAACAACTGCCGCCCGGCGTAGGCATCTCTTTTACCGGGTTGTCCTATGAAGAGCGTCTTTCAGGGTCACAAGCGCCTGCTCTGTATGCGCTGTCGATTCTCGTCGTGTTTCTATGTCTGGCGGCACTCTATGAAAGCTGGTCGATCCCGATTGCGGTCATCTTGGTCGTGCCTCTTGGGGTAATCGGCGCGCTAATGGCCACGGCATTGCGGGGACTGTCCAACGACGTGTTCTTCCAAGTGGGTCTGTTGGTGACTGTGGGGTTGGCGGCGAAGAATGCGATCCTGATCGTCGAGTTTGCCAAGGAATTGAATGAGAAAGGTCAACCGTTGCTTGAAGCGACGGTCGAGGCTTGTCGTATGCGTCTGCGTCCGATCGTCATGACGTCCTTGGCATTCATTCTCGGCGTGCTGCCTCTGACCATTTCCAGCGGAGCCGGCTCGGGCAGTCAACACGCCATCGGCACGGGCGTGATAGGCGGCATGATAACGGCCACCGTTCTGGCGATTTTTTGGGTTCCCCTGTTCTTCGTTTCCATTTCAACCTTGTTTAAAGGCAGCCGCAAGAAGCGGGACGAAACTGCTATGCGTGAGGAGGCAGGCCAATGA
- the pqqD gene encoding pyrroloquinoline quinone biosynthesis peptide chaperone PqqD, protein MSFDRSQTPRWRPGYRFQYEPAQKGHVLLYPEGMIKLNDSAALIGGLIDGERDVATIIDELAKQFPDVPELGDDIEQFMEVARAQHWIELV, encoded by the coding sequence ATGAGTTTCGACCGCAGCCAAACCCCGCGCTGGCGCCCCGGCTATCGTTTCCAGTACGAACCGGCCCAGAAAGGCCACGTGCTGCTCTATCCTGAAGGCATGATCAAGTTGAACGACAGCGCTGCGCTGATCGGTGGCCTGATCGACGGCGAACGGGATGTCGCGACCATCATCGACGAGTTGGCCAAGCAGTTTCCCGACGTGCCGGAACTTGGTGACGACATCGAGCAATTCATGGAGGTCGCCCGTGCACAGCACTGGATCGAACTTGTCTGA
- the pqqE gene encoding pyrroloquinoline quinone biosynthesis protein PqqE, with amino-acid sequence MHSTGSNLSDTRALPPRPEVGLPLWLLAELTYRCPLQCPYCSNPLDFAEQGKELSTEQWFKVFREAREMGAAQLGFSGGEPLVRQDLAELIGEARRLGFYTNLITSGIGLTEQKISDFKKAGLDHIQISFQASDEQVNNLLAGSKKAFAQKLEMARAVKAHGYPMVLNFVTHRHNIDKIDRIIELCIALEADFVELATCQFYGWAQLNRVGLLPTREQLVRAERITNEYRAKLEAEGNPCKLIFVTPDYYEERPKGCMNGWGSIFLTVTPDGTALPCHGARQLPVQFPNVRDHSMQHIWYDSFGFNRFRGYDWMPEPCRSCDEKEKDFGGCRCQAFMLTGDASNADPVCSKSAHHGIILQAREDAEYATQTIEELAFRNERNSRLIVKG; translated from the coding sequence GTGCACAGCACTGGATCGAACTTGTCTGACACCCGTGCCCTGCCGCCCAGGCCGGAAGTCGGCCTGCCGCTGTGGCTGCTGGCGGAGCTGACCTATCGGTGCCCGTTGCAATGCCCGTACTGCTCCAACCCGTTGGACTTCGCCGAGCAGGGCAAGGAGCTGAGCACCGAGCAGTGGTTCAAGGTCTTTCGCGAAGCCCGGGAAATGGGCGCCGCGCAGTTGGGTTTTTCCGGTGGCGAGCCGCTGGTGCGCCAGGACCTGGCCGAACTGATCGGCGAGGCGCGCAGGCTGGGTTTCTATACCAACCTGATCACCTCCGGCATCGGCTTGACCGAACAGAAAATCAGCGACTTCAAGAAGGCCGGGCTGGACCATATCCAGATCAGTTTCCAGGCCAGCGACGAGCAGGTGAACAACCTCCTGGCCGGCTCGAAGAAAGCCTTCGCGCAAAAGCTGGAAATGGCCCGGGCGGTGAAGGCTCACGGCTATCCGATGGTGCTGAACTTCGTGACCCACCGGCACAATATCGACAAGATCGACCGCATCATCGAGCTGTGCATTGCCCTGGAGGCCGACTTCGTCGAACTCGCCACCTGCCAGTTCTACGGCTGGGCGCAATTGAACCGCGTCGGCCTGCTGCCCACCCGGGAGCAGCTGGTACGCGCCGAGCGCATCACCAATGAGTACCGCGCCAAGCTGGAAGCCGAAGGCAATCCGTGCAAGTTGATCTTTGTCACGCCGGACTACTATGAAGAACGCCCCAAGGGCTGCATGAACGGCTGGGGCAGCATTTTCCTCACCGTCACGCCGGACGGCACGGCATTGCCCTGTCACGGTGCCCGACAGCTACCGGTGCAGTTTCCCAATGTGCGCGACCACAGCATGCAGCACATCTGGTACGACTCGTTCGGTTTCAACCGTTTCCGCGGTTATGACTGGATGCCCGAACCGTGCCGCTCCTGCGATGAAAAAGAAAAGGACTTCGGTGGCTGTCGCTGCCAGGCGTTCATGCTCACGGGGGACGCCAGCAATGCTGATCCGGTGTGTAGTAAATCCGCACATCACGGGATAATCCTGCAGGCTCGCGAAGACGCAGAGTACGCCACGCAAACCATTGAAGAACTGGCCTTCCGCAATGAACGAAACTCGCGCCTCATCGTTAAAGGCTGA
- a CDS encoding efflux RND transporter periplasmic adaptor subunit, giving the protein MPFKPIFPALVTAIAFATMLSGCNKEQAAATPAQAPQVSVVTLKPQAVTLFNDLPGRTSAYRLAEVRPQVDGIVLKRLFKEGADIKAGQQLYQIDPSTYEVTLASAQASLEQSRSLTTRYRQLIDEQAVSKQEYDTARSQQMQAEAQVKGAQINLRYTKMFAPISGRIGRSAVTEGALVSNGQAAPLAIIQQLDPIYVDVTQPYGEVLKLRRALESGQLQKTADRAAKVSLTLQDGSQYPLQGSLEFSEVSVDEATGSVTLRAVFPNPDHLLLPGIFVHARLQEGVAEQAILAPQIGVTRDLKGTPTAMVVTADNKVEQRQLKVGRTVGANVLVESGLSAGDKIIVEGLQFIKPGITVVAQEAMTDEANRAPVALNTSAKAE; this is encoded by the coding sequence ATGCCATTCAAGCCTATCTTTCCTGCTTTGGTGACCGCCATTGCTTTTGCCACGATGCTCAGTGGATGCAACAAGGAGCAGGCTGCTGCTACCCCGGCGCAAGCCCCTCAAGTCAGTGTGGTGACCCTGAAACCTCAGGCGGTGACCTTGTTCAACGACCTGCCCGGGCGTACCAGTGCCTACCGCCTTGCTGAGGTTCGGCCGCAGGTGGATGGCATCGTCCTGAAACGCTTGTTCAAGGAAGGCGCAGATATCAAGGCTGGTCAGCAGCTTTATCAGATCGATCCATCAACTTACGAGGTGACGCTCGCCAGTGCGCAGGCCAGTTTGGAGCAATCTCGCTCGCTGACCACCCGGTATCGGCAACTGATCGATGAGCAGGCGGTGAGCAAGCAGGAGTATGACACCGCTCGATCTCAGCAGATGCAGGCAGAGGCACAAGTCAAGGGCGCCCAGATCAATCTGAGATATACCAAAATGTTCGCGCCCATCAGCGGGCGAATTGGACGTTCGGCTGTGACCGAGGGTGCGCTAGTTTCTAATGGCCAAGCAGCCCCCCTTGCGATTATCCAGCAACTCGACCCCATTTATGTCGATGTCACTCAGCCTTATGGCGAGGTGCTCAAACTGCGTCGGGCTCTTGAAAGCGGGCAGTTGCAGAAAACTGCTGACAGGGCTGCGAAAGTCAGCCTGACACTTCAGGACGGTAGCCAGTATCCGCTGCAGGGTTCGCTGGAGTTTTCAGAAGTCTCCGTCGACGAAGCAACCGGCTCGGTCACCCTGCGCGCCGTGTTCCCCAACCCCGATCACTTGCTGCTGCCCGGGATTTTTGTGCATGCGCGGTTGCAGGAGGGGGTCGCCGAGCAGGCCATTCTTGCTCCACAGATTGGTGTGACCCGGGATCTCAAGGGCACCCCGACCGCCATGGTCGTTACCGCCGATAACAAAGTCGAGCAACGCCAGCTCAAGGTTGGCCGCACCGTCGGTGCGAATGTGCTGGTGGAAAGCGGCTTGAGCGCCGGAGACAAAATCATCGTCGAAGGGCTTCAGTTCATTAAGCCGGGGATCACCGTGGTCGCTCAGGAAGCGATGACAGATGAGGCGAACAGAGCCCCTGTAGCGCTAAACACCAGCGCTAAGGCGGAGTAG